From a region of the Nomascus leucogenys isolate Asia unplaced genomic scaffold, Asia_NLE_v1 Super-Scaffold_285, whole genome shotgun sequence genome:
- the CCR7 gene encoding C-C chemokine receptor type 7 isoform X1 — protein MDLGKPMKSVLVVALLVIFQVCLCQDEVTDDYIGDNTTVDYTLFESLCSKKDVRNFKAWFLPIMYSIICFVGLLGNGLVVLTYIYFKRLKTMTDTYLLNLAVADILFLLTLPFWAYSAAKSWVFGVHFCKLIFAIYKMSFFSGMLLLLCISIDRYVAIVQAVSAHRHRARVLLISKLSCVGIWILATVLSIPELLYSDLQRSSSEQAMRCSLITEHVEAFITIQVAQMVIGFLVPLLAMSFCYLVIIRTLLQARNFERNKAIKVIIAVVVVFIVFQLPYNGVVLAQTVANFNITSSTCELSKRLNIAYDVTYSLACVRCCVNPFLYAFIGVKFRNDLFKLFKDLGCLSQEQLRQWSSCRHIRRSSMSVEAETTTTFSP, from the exons ATGGACCTGG GGAAACCAATGAAAAGCGTGCTGGTGGTAGCTCTCCTTGTCATTTTCCAG GTATGCCTGTGTCAAGATGAGGTCACGGACGATTACATCGGAGACAACACCACCGTGGACTACACTCTGTTCGAGTCTTTGTGCTCCAAGAAGGACGTGCGGAACTTTAAAGCCTGGTTCCTCCCTATCATGTACTCCATCATTTGTTTCGTGGGCCTACTGGGCAATGGGCTGGTCGTGTTGACCTATATCTATTTCAAGAGGCTCAAGACCATGACCGATACCTACCTGCTCAACCTGGCGGTGGCAGACATCCTCTTCCTCCTGACCCTTCCCTTCTGGGCCTACAGCGCAGCCAAGTCCTGGGTCTTCGGTGTCCACTTTTGCAAGCTCATCTTTGCCATCTACAAGATGAGCTTCTTCAGCGGCATGCTCCTACTTCTTTGCATCAGCATTGACCGCTACGTGGCCATCGTCCAGGCCGTCTCAGCTCACCGCCACCGTGCCCGCGTCCTCCTCATCAGCAAGCTGTCCTGTGTGGGCATCTGGATACTAGCCACGGTGCTCTCCATCCCAGAACTCCTGTACAGTGACCTCCAGAGGAGCAGCAGTGAGCAAGCGATGCGATGCTCTCTCATCACAGAGCATGTGGAGGCCTTTATCACCATCCAGGTGGCCCAGATGGTGATCGGCTTTCTGGTCCCCCTGCTGGCCATGAGCTTCTGTTACCTTGTCATCATCCGCACCCTGCTCCAGGCACGCAACTTTGAGCGCAACAAGGCCATCAAGGTGATCATCGCTGTGGTCGTGGTCTTCATAGTCTTCCAGCTGCCCTACAATGGGGTGGTCCTGGCCCAGACGGTGGCCAACTTCAACATCACCAGTAGCACCTGTGAGCTCAGTAAGCGGCTCAACATCGCCTACGACGTCACCTACAGCCTGGCCTGCGTCCGCTGCTGCGTCAACCCTTTCTTGTACGCCTTCATCGGCGTCAAGTTCCGCAACGATCTCTTCAAGCTCTTCAAGGACCTGGGCTGCCTCAGCCAGGAGCAGCTCCGGCAGTGGTCTTCCTGTCGGCACATCCGGCGCTCCTCCATGAGCGTGGAGGCCGAGACCACCACCACTTTCTCTCCATAG
- the CCR7 gene encoding C-C chemokine receptor type 7 isoform X2: MKSVLVVALLVIFQVCLCQDEVTDDYIGDNTTVDYTLFESLCSKKDVRNFKAWFLPIMYSIICFVGLLGNGLVVLTYIYFKRLKTMTDTYLLNLAVADILFLLTLPFWAYSAAKSWVFGVHFCKLIFAIYKMSFFSGMLLLLCISIDRYVAIVQAVSAHRHRARVLLISKLSCVGIWILATVLSIPELLYSDLQRSSSEQAMRCSLITEHVEAFITIQVAQMVIGFLVPLLAMSFCYLVIIRTLLQARNFERNKAIKVIIAVVVVFIVFQLPYNGVVLAQTVANFNITSSTCELSKRLNIAYDVTYSLACVRCCVNPFLYAFIGVKFRNDLFKLFKDLGCLSQEQLRQWSSCRHIRRSSMSVEAETTTTFSP, from the exons ATGAAAAGCGTGCTGGTGGTAGCTCTCCTTGTCATTTTCCAG GTATGCCTGTGTCAAGATGAGGTCACGGACGATTACATCGGAGACAACACCACCGTGGACTACACTCTGTTCGAGTCTTTGTGCTCCAAGAAGGACGTGCGGAACTTTAAAGCCTGGTTCCTCCCTATCATGTACTCCATCATTTGTTTCGTGGGCCTACTGGGCAATGGGCTGGTCGTGTTGACCTATATCTATTTCAAGAGGCTCAAGACCATGACCGATACCTACCTGCTCAACCTGGCGGTGGCAGACATCCTCTTCCTCCTGACCCTTCCCTTCTGGGCCTACAGCGCAGCCAAGTCCTGGGTCTTCGGTGTCCACTTTTGCAAGCTCATCTTTGCCATCTACAAGATGAGCTTCTTCAGCGGCATGCTCCTACTTCTTTGCATCAGCATTGACCGCTACGTGGCCATCGTCCAGGCCGTCTCAGCTCACCGCCACCGTGCCCGCGTCCTCCTCATCAGCAAGCTGTCCTGTGTGGGCATCTGGATACTAGCCACGGTGCTCTCCATCCCAGAACTCCTGTACAGTGACCTCCAGAGGAGCAGCAGTGAGCAAGCGATGCGATGCTCTCTCATCACAGAGCATGTGGAGGCCTTTATCACCATCCAGGTGGCCCAGATGGTGATCGGCTTTCTGGTCCCCCTGCTGGCCATGAGCTTCTGTTACCTTGTCATCATCCGCACCCTGCTCCAGGCACGCAACTTTGAGCGCAACAAGGCCATCAAGGTGATCATCGCTGTGGTCGTGGTCTTCATAGTCTTCCAGCTGCCCTACAATGGGGTGGTCCTGGCCCAGACGGTGGCCAACTTCAACATCACCAGTAGCACCTGTGAGCTCAGTAAGCGGCTCAACATCGCCTACGACGTCACCTACAGCCTGGCCTGCGTCCGCTGCTGCGTCAACCCTTTCTTGTACGCCTTCATCGGCGTCAAGTTCCGCAACGATCTCTTCAAGCTCTTCAAGGACCTGGGCTGCCTCAGCCAGGAGCAGCTCCGGCAGTGGTCTTCCTGTCGGCACATCCGGCGCTCCTCCATGAGCGTGGAGGCCGAGACCACCACCACTTTCTCTCCATAG
- the CCR7 gene encoding C-C chemokine receptor type 7 isoform X3: MYSIICFVGLLGNGLVVLTYIYFKRLKTMTDTYLLNLAVADILFLLTLPFWAYSAAKSWVFGVHFCKLIFAIYKMSFFSGMLLLLCISIDRYVAIVQAVSAHRHRARVLLISKLSCVGIWILATVLSIPELLYSDLQRSSSEQAMRCSLITEHVEAFITIQVAQMVIGFLVPLLAMSFCYLVIIRTLLQARNFERNKAIKVIIAVVVVFIVFQLPYNGVVLAQTVANFNITSSTCELSKRLNIAYDVTYSLACVRCCVNPFLYAFIGVKFRNDLFKLFKDLGCLSQEQLRQWSSCRHIRRSSMSVEAETTTTFSP, from the coding sequence ATGTACTCCATCATTTGTTTCGTGGGCCTACTGGGCAATGGGCTGGTCGTGTTGACCTATATCTATTTCAAGAGGCTCAAGACCATGACCGATACCTACCTGCTCAACCTGGCGGTGGCAGACATCCTCTTCCTCCTGACCCTTCCCTTCTGGGCCTACAGCGCAGCCAAGTCCTGGGTCTTCGGTGTCCACTTTTGCAAGCTCATCTTTGCCATCTACAAGATGAGCTTCTTCAGCGGCATGCTCCTACTTCTTTGCATCAGCATTGACCGCTACGTGGCCATCGTCCAGGCCGTCTCAGCTCACCGCCACCGTGCCCGCGTCCTCCTCATCAGCAAGCTGTCCTGTGTGGGCATCTGGATACTAGCCACGGTGCTCTCCATCCCAGAACTCCTGTACAGTGACCTCCAGAGGAGCAGCAGTGAGCAAGCGATGCGATGCTCTCTCATCACAGAGCATGTGGAGGCCTTTATCACCATCCAGGTGGCCCAGATGGTGATCGGCTTTCTGGTCCCCCTGCTGGCCATGAGCTTCTGTTACCTTGTCATCATCCGCACCCTGCTCCAGGCACGCAACTTTGAGCGCAACAAGGCCATCAAGGTGATCATCGCTGTGGTCGTGGTCTTCATAGTCTTCCAGCTGCCCTACAATGGGGTGGTCCTGGCCCAGACGGTGGCCAACTTCAACATCACCAGTAGCACCTGTGAGCTCAGTAAGCGGCTCAACATCGCCTACGACGTCACCTACAGCCTGGCCTGCGTCCGCTGCTGCGTCAACCCTTTCTTGTACGCCTTCATCGGCGTCAAGTTCCGCAACGATCTCTTCAAGCTCTTCAAGGACCTGGGCTGCCTCAGCCAGGAGCAGCTCCGGCAGTGGTCTTCCTGTCGGCACATCCGGCGCTCCTCCATGAGCGTGGAGGCCGAGACCACCACCACTTTCTCTCCATAG